The genome window GCCGAGTGAAACCAGCCCTCCCCGCCGCCGCGTCCTCTACTGCGGCGACGGCGTGAGAGAAGGCGCGGCGCGCTACCTGTGCGGCGTCCTCGCGCACGCGGGAATCCCGTTCGACCACGTGCCGTCGGCCGAGCCGTTTCCCGGCGGCGCGCCCGGGCGCGGGTACGGCGCGGTGATCCTGAGCGACTACCCGTCGCGCAACTTCTCGGTCGCGCAACTGGAAGCGCTGTGCGAAGCCGTGCGCGGCGGCCTCGGCCTGCTCGTGATCGGCGGGTGGGAGTCGTACGTCGGCCGCGGCGCGGGCTACCAGCGCACGCCGCTCGCGGCGCTCCTGCCGGTCCTTCTGTCCGCCGAGGACGACCGGCACAACAGCTGGCGGCCGTGCGTCGTCTCGCCCGGACCGGGGCACCCGCACGAGATCACGGACGGCCTCCCTCTGGATCGCGATCTGCCGTGCGTG of Pseudomonadota bacterium contains these proteins:
- a CDS encoding glutamine amidotransferase, whose product is MPSETSPPRRRVLYCGDGVREGAARYLCGVLAHAGIPFDHVPSAEPFPGGAPGRGYGAVILSDYPSRNFSVAQLEALCEAVRGGLGLLVIGGWESYVGRGAGYQRTPLAALLPVLLSAEDDRHNSWRPCVVSPGPGHPHEITDGLPLDRDLPCVTGFNAIDAARGATVVLEVREHEARPSADGVAFAPVGSHPLLVVGSAGSGRIACYAGDVAPHWVGGLVDWGVPRIAVAADGSATVEIGCLYARLFERSVRWVLGGDG